ATGGCCAATGCGGATATTCCCAGTGATCTCGAGGAAGAGATTACGTCCGCCAGCATTCTTTACAACAACGAAAAGGCCAGATTGTAGTGCCCTCCTTCCTGTTGGAAAGAAGGATTGCTTGAGTCTTACATTTACCTTATAATGCCTGACTGTGCCGGAGTGGCGGAACTGGCAGACGCAGGGGACTCAAAATCCCCCGGGCCTTGAGCCTGTGTGGGTTCGAATCCCACCCCCGGCACACCCTCCCGTGGGATCCGGTGATATCGGCCAATAATTCTGGCCTCAATCGGCGAATCCCACCCCCGGCACCAGACTTCGCTTTCTTAGCTTCGTCCTGGCGGACCACCCTCCCGGATTGACTTCCACCCCACCGCCCCCTCGTCGGCCTCGACGGTTAAGATCGAAAGATTTCCTCGGCTCTCACCTCCGGTTTTGCCTGCTATCCCATCCCATCCGCTCCGGCAATACCTCCGAACTAGGTTCGCGGGTTTACTCGGTCCGGCTTTCCCCCATTCCTCCCCCTCGCCGACCTTATTAGTAAATATTGAAGGGATAAGCGGTCCGAATCCCTCCCCCGGCACCAGACTTCGCTCTCTAAGCTTCGTCCAGGCAGGCCAGACTTCGCTCTCTAAGCTTCGTCCCGGCAGGCCACCCTCCCGGATTGACTTCCACCGCGCCGCCCCTCGTCGGCCTCGACGGTTCATATCGAAAGATTTCCTCGGCTCTCACCTCCGGGTTTGCCTGCCATTCCATCCCATCTGCCCCGGCAATACCCTGCAGAAGGTGTGCAGCCAGAGCCGGATCAAATCACTCCAGAATCGACAGGTCAAAAATTGGGGGATATCACCCTGATGGCGACGGAAATGGGCTATATGCCCCGGTGGGTCAACCAGGGGTCGGTTTTTTTCCTGATATTTCGGTCCCTTTCATAATGGGTCTTCGAACAGGATTTTGGCACGGGTGTTGCAGTAGGTGAGGGTGAAAGTTAGCCATGTCCGGAATTCGGTAGTCTTATTGCTGTTTGGTTATTCCCTGTTGTTTGATATGAAATTCTTGTTCAGGTGCACAAAAGCCCCTGTTTCCTTTTCTTTGTAATGAGCCCCCGGCCTGAGGGGGCTATTTCTTTATGTAAGAAGGAGTCTCAATTACATTTTTCACAAAGAGGTTATGAATCCTAATGTCTGTATTACTGTATGCTCAATTTGACAAAAAACGTTGTTTGTGCGATACTTCACAGCCATGATATCCTTTATTAAGCGCTCTCTGAAGATCCTGATGATCGGCTCGGTCGTGATGGTGATTCTGCTTGTATTCAGTGTAGAATATACCTCCCGTCCGGCCTTCTGTAACACCTGCCACATCATGGAGCCCTATTACCGATCCTGGCAGACCTCTTCCCATTCCCACGTTCCGTGTTTAAAATGCCACTATCCGCCAGGCATCAAATATAAGATTCAAGCAAAGATAGCGGGCCTCTCCCAGCTTGTTCAATATGTGACGCATACCTATGGTACGAAACCGTGGGCGGAAATCGATGATGCGGCCTGTCTCAGGGAGGGTTGCCATACAACCCAGCTGCTCGAAGGTCCCATCAATTTTCGTGAAGGTATTTTCTTTAACCACAAGGCCCATCTCCAGGATTTACGGAGGGGCAAAAAGCTTCGGTGTACTTCGTGCCATTCTCAGATCGTACAGGGTCAGCATCTTACTGTCACGCCAACTGCATGCTTCCTCTGTCATTTCAAGAATCTTCACGAGAATGAAAAGATGAGTGAATGTCGGGAATGCCACAATGTGGAAAAGATTCCGACTGCCAGGTTCGACCACAGTTTTATTACCAAACAGAACGTACCCTGCCGTCAGTGTCACGGACCGATGTACACGGGAACAGGTGACGTCCCAAAACAGCACTGTTTTTCCTGCCACGCAGAGCAGGCCAGGCTTGACAAGTATGGGGACATCGACTTCGTCCACAACATGCATGTTACCCGAAACAAGGTCGAGTGCACCGAATGCCATCTTGAAATTCAGCACAAGACCCAGAAGGTATCCATCTCGGAAGATCTCCCATGCCAGGCCTGCCATATCGATACTCATTCCAAGCAGAAGCAGCTCTTCCTTGGTTTTGGCGGGGCGGGTGTCGAGCGGGAGCCGAATATGATGCTGCAGTCCAATGTCCACTGTACCGGATGTCATCTCTATCCCATTGAAAAAATGGGGAATATCGTGCATGTCGCCCGGGGAGATTCCTGCGTGTCCTGCCATGGCAAAGGTTTTGACAAAGTTCTGGAATCCTGGAGAGAGGCATTGACGAAAGCCCTGAGCCGATCACGGGATGCTCTGGATCAGGCAAAGCCCCTTGTGCAGGGCAAGCGGCTTTCGGAAGAAATGGTTATCAAGTACAAGGAAGCAAAGGACAATGACGCACTGATACGCAGCGCCCATGGTGTGCACAATATTATCTACTCCCTGGATCTGTTGAATACGTCCATACAGTATGTGAATGAGATTCTGGCTTCAACCGGATCCAAGAAACGATTCCCGGAAATTAAAGAAGCCGCTCAGATGAAAACAAGCCCATGCGCTGCCTGTCACACGGAACCTCCTGCTGGAATCCGGACTGTTTTCGGGAAGCAATTTGACCATGGTGCCCATGCCGCCAGCAGTAAGACTACCTGTCTTTCCTGCCATACCGATTTTTCGAAGCACGGAAAGCTCACCATCACGGCCAAAGACTGTTCTCGATGTCACGGTGATATTGAAATGCCCCACCCGGAAACCTGGAAGAAGGATCATCCCGGTGTGGTGAATGAACGCGCTTCAAGCTGCTCGACATGCCATGGCTCGTCATCCTGTTCTTCCTGCCATGGTCTGGCCATGCCCCATCCAGATGACTGGATGGATGTACACTATGAAACCGTCGCTGAAAAGGGCCAGGATCTCTGTTCAAAGTGTCATGAAGCCTCGTTCTGTGAAGGATGCCACGGCTGACCCAGCTTACTTTTTGGAGGACCGTATGGATTCATCTCGACGTTCATTTTTGAACCTGCTGTTGGGGGTGACGGGAGTGGGCGCGCTGGGAAGTATCGTCTACCCTGTCTTGAAATACCTGACACCGCCTCAGAATGCAGAGCAGTCCGTTGCATCCGTTGTGGCGGCGACGGTGGGTGAGCTGAAACCCAACAGTGGAAAGATCTTCAAATTCGGAAATAAGCCTGGAATCCTTATCATGACGCAAAATGGAGAATACCGCGCATTCAGTGCGATCTGCACCCACCTGAACTGTACCGTTCAATATGATCCGGAAATTCAGCAGATCTGGTGCGCATGTCATAACGGCCACTTTGACCTGTTTGGAAAAAATGTCTCCGGTCCACCTCCCAAACCCCTGGAGAGTTTTGACGTGGAAATGAAAGGTGAGAATGTCGGGGATGAGATCGTTGTCCTGAGGAGGTCATGATGATTCAGCGCCTCCTTACCTGGCTGGAAGATCGTGTGGATCTATCCTCCATCAAGCATCTGATCCAGGAAAAGACCGTTCCCCGCCACCGCATGACCGGATTTTACTTCTTCGGGGGCGTGGCTCTCTTTTTCTTTATTGTTCAGATCATTTCGGGCATTCTTCTTCTCTTTTATTACAGGCCCACCTCGGAAGAAGCCTTTGAGAGTGTGAAGTTCATCATGACACAGGTCCCCTTTGGCTGGCTGGTTCGTTCTATTCACAGCTGGTCCGCCAACCTGATGATCCTCTCACTCTTTCTCCATATGTTCTCGACCTTTTTCATGAGAGCCTACCGGAAGCCCCGTGAGATCACCTGGATTACCGGATTTCTTCTCCTTGGGCTGAGTATGGGGTTTGGCTTCACAGGATACCTCCTCCCCTGGAACAAGCTGGCATTTTTTGCCACTCGCGTCGGAACTGACATGGTAAGCGTCGTTCCTCTGATTGGAGAATGGCTTCTTCGCGTCCTCAGAGGAGGAGAAGATGTCACGGGTGCCACGCTGACCAGGTTTTTCGGAATTCATGTCACGATTCTTCCCATGATCGTGTTTGCCCTGCTCGGAATTCACCTGGTACTGATTCAGCAGCAGGGAATGAGTGTTCCCATTGGAGCAAGGATAAAGGGACAGATTCCATTCTTCCCCAATTTTATGATGAAGGATCTTCTTGCCTGGCTCCTTGCGCTGGCCGTTCTCGCAGGTATCGCTTCCATATTTCCCTGGGAACTGGGAGTAAAGGCCGATCCCTTTGCCTCGGCACCTGCAGGTATCAAGCCTGAATGGTATTTTCTCTTCATGTTTCAAGCGTTAAAAGTGATCCCCGCCCATGTTCTGGGTATGGAAGGCGAAGTTCTCGGACTGGCCGCATTCGGGCTGTGCGGACTTCTCTTTATGCTGGTTCCCTTTCTGGATCGAAAAGCTCAACGGGAAGAACGCAGCAAGCTTATTACAGGTGCAGGCTGGGTGGCGGTCATCTTCATTGTCGCCATGACAATCTGGGCCTATCTGGATTAGGAGTCAGCCATGAAAACTATCTTTTCTCTGCTCCTCCTTACCCCGGTCATTCTCAGCGGGGCGTCGACCTGTGTTACCTGCCATAAAGATCTGGACGGCGATCTTGCTGCACCTGTATCTCTCTGGGAGACAAGTATTCATCAACGGGCTGATGTTGGTTGCGTGGATTGCCACGGGGGTGATGCGACATCGGATGATATGGATCTTGCCATGAGCCCTTCCAGGGGCTTTGTCGGGGTCCCGTCCCCCAAAATGATTCCGACGCTTTGCGCTCGATGCCACTCGGACGAACGGTACATGAAAAAATACGCACCCAGTATTCCCGTCGATCAGCTGGAGAGGTATAAGACGTCGGTTCACGGTATGGGATGGGCCCGAGGGGATGCGAACGTCGCCACCTGTGCCAGTTGTCACGGTGCTCACGATATTGTGAAGGCTACGGATCCTGCATCCCATGTCTATGTCACGAATGTCGTGAATACCTGTGCCAAATGTCATGCTGATGAAAAGCTCATGAAAACCTATAACATCTCGGCGGAGATCGTGAGCGACTATCGCAAGGGTGTTCATGCAAGAGCCATTGAAGAAAAGGGGGACCTCGCTGCTCCCACCTGCAACGATTGCCATGGAAACCATGGAGCGGCCCCTCCGGGAATCGCTTCCATCGGATTTGTCTGCGGAAACTGTCACGCCATGAATCAGAGGCTTTTCAACCAGAGCCCTCACAGGGAGCCCTGGCAGGATATGGAACTTTCCCAGTGTGAAGAGTGTCACGGAAATCACAACATCCCTCCTGCAACCGATGCCATGCTGGATTCAAAGGGCCATGCTGTCTGCCTGAACTGCCATGATCAGGGAGACGGGGGATACGAAACGATGGACAAGATCCATGCGATTCTTGTCGGTATGACAAAACGAATGGAGGAAGTTGAAACCCGGGTGCTGGAAGCCGAGCACAAGGGAATGCTGATGGATGATGCTGCGCTTCTTCTCCAGGATGCAAAAACGTCATACATCAAAGGCCGTACTGCCGTCCATGCCTTTTCCGCGGAAAAGGTCAAGGACACGGTAGGGGAAGGCCTGGGTAATATCAATAAAGCCTCAATCATGGCCGATGAAGCCTTTAAGGAACTTACCTTCCGACGAAAGGGGCTCTTTGTTTTTCTTATCATTGCGTTGACACTGGCATTCCTTCTCTGGTTAAAAATCCGGCAGATGGACCGGCGCATGCCATCGAATCCAGAGTAGCAGGAGTCCGTATGAAAAGGGTTGTCTGTATCCTTCTGGTAATGTTCATTCCACTTGTCCTCACGGGATCTTTGATGGCTGGAGATCGAGAAGAGTGCCTGGCCTGTCACGGAGACAAGGATTCTTTTTCCGTAAAGGACCCGGCCTTCATCCAGGATAAGAAGTTTGTAAACTCGGCACATGGAAAGCTGGGTTGTACGGATTGCCATATCGATCTGGATGGTGTTGATCTTCCCCACGATATTCCCGTGGAACCAGTGGACTGCGGCATGTGTCACGATGATGTCGCTCGAAAACAGGGTGAGAGCCTCCATGGGAAAGCGGCAAAGCGGGGAGATCCCCTGGCTCCCCGATGTGTCACCTGCCATGGGTCCCACTATGTCATTCCCAGGTCAGATCCCTCCTCTCCCGTCACACCTCTGAATATTCCCTTTCTCTGTGGGAAATGTCATAAAGAAGGGGCTCCGGTTCAGGCTCAGCGCAATATTCACCAGGATCACATTCTTCAGAACTACTCCCTCTCCATCCATGGAGAAGGTTTGTTTAAAAAGGGCCTGGTCGTTTCAGCCACATGTACATCCTGCCATACGGCGCACCACATCCTGCCCCATACCGACCCCAAATCTTCGATCGGTAGAAGAAATATCGCAAAAACCTGTACGACGTGTCATGCACGAATCGAAGATGTTCACCGGAAAATCATTCAGGGTAAGCTCTGGGAAAAGGAAGCCAACGTTCTTCCGGCCTGTGTCGATTGTCACCAGCCCCACGAGGCCCGGCGGGTCTTTTACGACCAGGGGATGGCGGATAAGGACTGTTTAGTCTGTCATGGAAAGACCGATTTACGATCATCGAAGGATGGAAGGTCACTCTTCGTAGAGTACGGGGAAATTCTGCAGTCCCGTCATGCCAACGTTCACTGCAGCCAGTGCCATTCGGAAGTGAACGCTTCGCATACACGACCCTGTGAGACAATCAAGAACAAGGTCAATTGCAGTTCCTGCCACGCGGAAATTGGCCAGAACTATCAGATGAGCGTTCATGGCTCGCTGGCGGCTAAGGGAGATCCAAACGCTCCCATTTGTGTCGAGTGCCACGGAACTCATGGTGTGATGGGAAAAGAAGACCCGGCATCTCCGACCTTTCCCACCAAGGTCCCCGAACTCTGTGCACGATGCCACCGGGAAGGGGAAAAAGCCGCAAACCGCTATAAGGGAGATCAGAGGGACATCATTCGGCACTATACACAGAGCATTCACGGCAAAGGCCTGTTGAAGAGCGGTCTTGTCGTTACTGCGATGTGCACGGATTGTCACACGGCTCACCTCACCCTTCCTTCGAAAGATCCCAATTCCAGTGTGAACGATGTAAATATTGCCAAAACCTGTGCCAAGTGCCACAGGGGGATCTACGAACAGTTTGTTACCAGCATCCATGTCAAGCCTTCCCGGGATCCGGAAAAAAAGAAGCCGACCTGTAAAACATGTCACTCGGCCCATTCCATTATCCGTGCGGACCAGAAAGACTTTAAGCTTCATATCATGGATCAGTGCGGACACTGTCACGAAAAGATCGCCGAAAGTTACTTTGATACCTATCACGGAAAAGTATCCCGGCTGGGGGGAACCAAAACGGCAAAGTGTTACGACTGTCACGGCTCCCATGACATTCTTCCCCCATCGGATCCCAGATCCCATCTGAGCCGGGACAACGTGGTGGCCACATGTCAGAAATGTCATCCGGGAGCCAACCGGAAGTTTGCAGGCTATCTGACCCACGCGACGCACCATGATCCCGGGAAATATCCCTACCTTTTTTACTCCTTCTGGTTCATGACCATTCTCCTTGTCAGTGTCTTTACGCTGAGCGGCCTCCACACGCTGCTCTGGATCCCCAGGGCCGTGCAGATGAGGCGTCAGCTTAAGCAAAGAGAAACGGCTGATGGCGAAACAAAGTATTTTCGACGCTTTACCACCCTTAACTCCACGCTCCATATACTCATGATCATCAGCTTTATCAGTCTTGCCATTACCGGAATGACACTCAAGTTTTCCTATACGGTCTGGGCCGGTATGATCTCAAACTTTCTGGGAGGTTTTCAGGGAGCCGGTATTATTCACCGAATAGCGGCTATCCTGATGTTTGGCGTCTTTATCACCCACCTTACCGACCTTTTCCGCCGCAAGAAGAGAGAATTCGGAAGCTGGAAGGCTCTTCTGTTCGGTTCGGCGACGATGCTTCCCACATGGAGAGACGTTAAAGAATTTTTTGCCACGATGAAGTGGTTTCTGGGACTTGGCCAGCGGCCCGATTACGGACGCTGGACCTACTGGGAAAAGTTTGACTACTTTGCCGTGTTCTGGGGCATCTTTATCATCGGGTCTACCGGGCTCTTCCTCTGGTTTTCGGAACAGTTTACGTTGATCTTTCCCGGATGGTTGATCAATGTCGCAACCATCATCCACAGTGACGAAGCCCTCCTCGCCACGGGTTTCATCTTTACGGTTCACTTTTTCAACACGCATCTCCGTCCGGAAAAGTTCCCCATGGATACTGTGATTTTTACGGGGCGGATGAGCGTGGATGAGCTTCAGCATGATCGACCCGATGAGTACCGGGACCTGATGGAAAAAGGGGAACTGGAAAAGCACCTCGTGGGCCCTCTTTCGCAGACCCGGATTCGATTCGCGCGAACGTTCGGCTGGATCGCTCTGATTCTCGGTTTCTCGATCGTCCTGCTGATCATTTACGCGATGCTCTTTGCCTATCGGTAAGAGCTACGTTTGTACGGTGCGAGAATGTGGCCCGAATGGAGTTATCCCATTCGGGCCTTTTCCTGTCCTTGAAAAGTTATATGAAACATGAATATTGGAAGATATGGGTAATGAGAGTCATTTTCATTATGAAGATGAGAAAAATTGTCCAAATAGCAATACGGTGATATTATTGACAGAATTGTAGATTCTCTGTTACTTTGTGAAGAAAATGACGAAGTAATAATTGAGATTTTATCTCAAACCAAGACGTTTTCTGAGGAGTGCCATGTCAACCTTTCGCAACCTTTTTGTTTTTTTGCTCTGTCTATTGATGTTTGCCGTGGTCGTTCCATCCATGGCCCTTCCGAACAACGAAGAATGCCTTGCATGTCACGCAATGGAAGGACTCGAAGGCGTTACTGAACGGGGAAAATCGTTAAACCTCCTGGTTCCGGAGGATGCACTCTTTGGAAGCGTACACGAAGATCTCTCGTGTACCGATTGCCATCTTGGACCCGCAAACTTTGATGAAGTCCCCCATACCAAACAGCCGATGAAGCTGGGCTGCCCGGAATGCCACTCCGATGTTATGGAGATGTACCACTTAAAGGATGTTCACGGACGGGCCGTTGAAGAAGGGAACACTATGGCTCCCTTCTGTTCCGGATGCCATGGGGGTCATGATATTATGCCCATGAGCTCACCCGATTCCAGAATGTCCAAGCAGAACCAGCCCGATACCTGCGGCCGCTGCCACGGACAGGAGGAGTTGAACCTCCAGGAAGGGATCACCAAGCGTCAACTTATTGAGCGGTATAAATCTTCCGTACACTGGGAAGCCATTCAGCGTGGAAAAAACGGTGCCTCCTGTACTGATTGCCACGGGCACCATTCCATCCTGTCTTCCGCCGAGCAGGATTCTACCGTTTCCAGGACCGGGGTTGCCTTCGTCTGCCAGAAATGTCATCCCAACGAGGCACTTTCCTTTATCGCGGGAGCCCATGGACAAACGCTGGAACATGGTAACAACGAAGTGCCCAACTGCATCACCTGTCATGGAGATCATGATATGGCCTCCCTCCGGGAACGGGTCGGGGATGCGAAGAACTGGGCCGCCACCCAGGTCTGCATCTGGTGCCACGGGAACGATCGAATGATGGCTCGCTATGGGCTGGATACCTCCCCGGTGGAAAGTTATATGAAGGATTTCCACGGTCTCACCCAGCGAGGGACGGCGGGCGCCAGCGCAACCTGCGCCGACTGCCACGATCCGCACCACTCTCTGCCCTCAGATCACCCCAGCTCCCGCATGCATCTCTCCAACCGGGGTGCGGCATGCGGAAAGTGCCATGGCCAGGTTACGCCGACCTTCGCCATGAGCTTTACTCACAAGAAAGCCCTCGAGACTGGTGGGCAGTACTTTGAAAATATTATCAAGATCCTCTACATCATTATTATCGTCATATCGATTCTAATCATG
This Thermoanaerobaculia bacterium DNA region includes the following protein-coding sequences:
- a CDS encoding NapC/NirT family cytochrome c → MISFIKRSLKILMIGSVVMVILLVFSVEYTSRPAFCNTCHIMEPYYRSWQTSSHSHVPCLKCHYPPGIKYKIQAKIAGLSQLVQYVTHTYGTKPWAEIDDAACLREGCHTTQLLEGPINFREGIFFNHKAHLQDLRRGKKLRCTSCHSQIVQGQHLTVTPTACFLCHFKNLHENEKMSECRECHNVEKIPTARFDHSFITKQNVPCRQCHGPMYTGTGDVPKQHCFSCHAEQARLDKYGDIDFVHNMHVTRNKVECTECHLEIQHKTQKVSISEDLPCQACHIDTHSKQKQLFLGFGGAGVEREPNMMLQSNVHCTGCHLYPIEKMGNIVHVARGDSCVSCHGKGFDKVLESWREALTKALSRSRDALDQAKPLVQGKRLSEEMVIKYKEAKDNDALIRSAHGVHNIIYSLDLLNTSIQYVNEILASTGSKKRFPEIKEAAQMKTSPCAACHTEPPAGIRTVFGKQFDHGAHAASSKTTCLSCHTDFSKHGKLTITAKDCSRCHGDIEMPHPETWKKDHPGVVNERASSCSTCHGSSSCSSCHGLAMPHPDDWMDVHYETVAEKGQDLCSKCHEASFCEGCHG
- a CDS encoding ubiquinol-cytochrome c reductase iron-sulfur subunit, with the translated sequence MDSSRRSFLNLLLGVTGVGALGSIVYPVLKYLTPPQNAEQSVASVVAATVGELKPNSGKIFKFGNKPGILIMTQNGEYRAFSAICTHLNCTVQYDPEIQQIWCACHNGHFDLFGKNVSGPPPKPLESFDVEMKGENVGDEIVVLRRS
- a CDS encoding cytochrome bc complex cytochrome b subunit; amino-acid sequence: MIQRLLTWLEDRVDLSSIKHLIQEKTVPRHRMTGFYFFGGVALFFFIVQIISGILLLFYYRPTSEEAFESVKFIMTQVPFGWLVRSIHSWSANLMILSLFLHMFSTFFMRAYRKPREITWITGFLLLGLSMGFGFTGYLLPWNKLAFFATRVGTDMVSVVPLIGEWLLRVLRGGEDVTGATLTRFFGIHVTILPMIVFALLGIHLVLIQQQGMSVPIGARIKGQIPFFPNFMMKDLLAWLLALAVLAGIASIFPWELGVKADPFASAPAGIKPEWYFLFMFQALKVIPAHVLGMEGEVLGLAAFGLCGLLFMLVPFLDRKAQREERSKLITGAGWVAVIFIVAMTIWAYLD
- a CDS encoding cytochrome c3 family protein, which gives rise to MKTIFSLLLLTPVILSGASTCVTCHKDLDGDLAAPVSLWETSIHQRADVGCVDCHGGDATSDDMDLAMSPSRGFVGVPSPKMIPTLCARCHSDERYMKKYAPSIPVDQLERYKTSVHGMGWARGDANVATCASCHGAHDIVKATDPASHVYVTNVVNTCAKCHADEKLMKTYNISAEIVSDYRKGVHARAIEEKGDLAAPTCNDCHGNHGAAPPGIASIGFVCGNCHAMNQRLFNQSPHREPWQDMELSQCEECHGNHNIPPATDAMLDSKGHAVCLNCHDQGDGGYETMDKIHAILVGMTKRMEEVETRVLEAEHKGMLMDDAALLLQDAKTSYIKGRTAVHAFSAEKVKDTVGEGLGNINKASIMADEAFKELTFRRKGLFVFLIIALTLAFLLWLKIRQMDRRMPSNPE
- a CDS encoding cytochrome c3 family protein — translated: MSTFRNLFVFLLCLLMFAVVVPSMALPNNEECLACHAMEGLEGVTERGKSLNLLVPEDALFGSVHEDLSCTDCHLGPANFDEVPHTKQPMKLGCPECHSDVMEMYHLKDVHGRAVEEGNTMAPFCSGCHGGHDIMPMSSPDSRMSKQNQPDTCGRCHGQEELNLQEGITKRQLIERYKSSVHWEAIQRGKNGASCTDCHGHHSILSSAEQDSTVSRTGVAFVCQKCHPNEALSFIAGAHGQTLEHGNNEVPNCITCHGDHDMASLRERVGDAKNWAATQVCIWCHGNDRMMARYGLDTSPVESYMKDFHGLTQRGTAGASATCADCHDPHHSLPSDHPSSRMHLSNRGAACGKCHGQVTPTFAMSFTHKKALETGGQYFENIIKILYIIIIVISILIMLGHNSIIWLWAVREKNREQKKRKHIRRMTNFEIFSHFILFLTFTTLAFTGFALKFPEAFWVKWLFSIGMTEPIRAFIHRMAAFIMTLDFVFFAIYMAFGRRGRIIFRELLPQKRDLKDTVQTMKYYMGTEEKRPRYAVFNYAEKFEFWALVWGTLIMVVTGFILWFPNTLPGSWPSWIINVARVIHYYEALLATLAIIIWHGFHTVFHPAEYPMSTSWLTGYITDEEAEHHFDERAIMIMQAEPSELNVKKERSGEGDSEDS